The genomic DNA CCAGTAAAAAATATGCTATAGATTTGAACTCCGATGGAAAAATCCATCTCAGCCGGGAAATATGCTTTATAAATTCCGATTCAGCTACGGATTGGCCGTTAGAAAACGAATCTGTAGATGTCATATTTACTTCAAATTTCTTTGAACACCTAATCAGTAAGCACGAATTACTACTGACACTCAAACAGGCTTTTCGCTGCCTCAAAACAAATGGCAAGATAATCTGTATGGGTCCAAATATAAAGTATATTGGAAAAGCGTATTGGGACTTTTTTGATCACCATCTGCCATTATCGCACCTCTCAGTTATTGAAGGATTGGAGCTGGCCGGCTTTAGAGTCACTTCCACACATCCAAAATTTTTACCCTATACAATGGCACATGGTCTGAGACCACCTATTTTCCTGGTAAAACTGTATCTGCAATTGCCAATGCTGTGGATGCTTTTCGGAAAACAGTTTCTAATCACTGCGACAAAAAGTTGATCACACAATCCGACGCTTTACACTTTTTTCTTATACAAAACAAATTTTTCACTACTGCGAATAGGAATATAGTCAAGGTTGAGGCTTGGAAACTCAGCTTTTGAAGTTTTCAACGCCCACTTTGTAAGAAGGACGTAGTGAGGTGTATCTAATTTCAAAAGGTCCTCGACATAAAAAAATCGGGGGCACCTTGGATTCCTTTGAACGACCGGAATTATCTTTTTGAGCGCCTCAAGCCTCTGGTCTGGAAAAGAATGTGTGTAAGCACTGAGTAAGTATAAATACTTGACCTGTAAATTACTGTCATAATAGTACATTGGAAGGTAGGATTGATCGGTCATAAAAACCATCTCA from Chloracidobacterium validum includes the following:
- a CDS encoding class I SAM-dependent methyltransferase → MESTLDSLREQYHRRFAPLARYRSEVWKVILESYLQEKIGYNKIVLDLGCGWGEFINNVQASKKYAIDLNSDGKIHLSREICFINSDSATDWPLENESVDVIFTSNFFEHLISKHELLLTLKQAFRCLKTNGKIICMGPNIKYIGKAYWDFFDHHLPLSHLSVIEGLELAGFRVTSTHPKFLPYTMAHGLRPPIFLVKLYLQLPMLWMLFGKQFLITATKS